One Kitasatospora sp. MAP12-44 DNA segment encodes these proteins:
- a CDS encoding winged helix-turn-helix domain-containing protein, with protein MRYPQGGGLTDAERAARERVRLRAVACFEGGEKNRAIAALLRVSERSVERWRRQWREEDLAGVASKGSPGRPRLSDIQIARLERELERGPLAHGWTDQRWTLARVKTMIGRLFHVSYTVEGTWRLLRRHGWSWQKPARRAIERDDSAVELWKREVWPRVRAPRW; from the coding sequence GTGAGATATCCGCAGGGTGGTGGCTTGACTGACGCTGAGAGGGCCGCGCGGGAGCGGGTCCGGCTGCGGGCCGTGGCGTGCTTCGAGGGCGGGGAGAAGAATCGGGCGATCGCTGCTTTGTTGCGGGTCTCGGAGCGGTCGGTGGAACGCTGGCGGCGCCAGTGGCGCGAGGAGGACCTGGCCGGGGTGGCGTCGAAGGGGTCGCCCGGCCGGCCTCGACTGTCGGACATACAGATAGCCAGACTGGAGCGGGAGTTGGAGCGCGGCCCGCTGGCCCACGGGTGGACCGACCAGCGGTGGACGCTGGCCCGGGTGAAGACGATGATCGGCCGCCTGTTCCACGTGTCGTACACCGTGGAGGGGACGTGGCGGCTGCTGAGGCGGCACGGCTGGTCCTGGCAGAAGCCCGCCCGACGTGCGATCGAGCGCGATGACAGCGCGGTGGAGCTGTGGAAGCGGGAGGTCTGGCCGCGGGTAAGAGCACCGCGGTGGTGA
- the argJ gene encoding bifunctional glutamate N-acetyltransferase/amino-acid acetyltransferase ArgJ, translating to MELPVPKGFRSWTANMGLKDREDDFAAVFSEVPAVSAAVFTKSRFAGPSVVLSRTDAGRQDARGMIVISRNANVATGPDGARHAEEVRRLVARRAGLAAEQLVIGSTGVIGRPYPIESIRAGIADLQEPAPAADFEAAARAIMTTDTRSKCVRLTCGDAVLVGIAKGVGMIEPNMATLLTFFFTDAELPAGELDALFRRVMDRTFNALSIDTDTSTSDSAAVFANGLAGPVDPARFEEVLHEAALTLVRDIASDGEGASKLIEVRVTGARDTAQAKRVGKAVVNSPLVKTSVYGADPNWGRVAMAIGKLDDDTDLDPRRTTIHYGDLEMFPTEPTEQLLAAARLELSAPQVLIRIDLGLADGEFTVYGCDLTPGYVELNSGYTT from the coding sequence ATGGAGCTGCCAGTACCGAAGGGGTTTCGTTCCTGGACGGCGAATATGGGCCTCAAGGATCGCGAGGACGACTTCGCTGCGGTCTTCTCGGAGGTTCCGGCGGTGTCGGCCGCCGTCTTCACCAAGTCCCGGTTTGCCGGGCCCAGCGTCGTACTGAGTCGCACCGATGCAGGACGTCAGGATGCTCGCGGGATGATAGTGATCTCTCGTAATGCCAATGTGGCCACCGGACCTGACGGTGCCCGGCACGCCGAGGAGGTGCGCCGGCTGGTGGCGCGGCGGGCCGGCCTCGCCGCCGAGCAGCTGGTGATCGGCTCGACCGGGGTGATCGGGCGGCCCTATCCGATCGAGTCGATCCGAGCCGGCATCGCCGACCTCCAGGAGCCGGCCCCGGCAGCCGACTTCGAGGCCGCCGCCCGCGCCATCATGACCACCGACACCCGCTCCAAGTGCGTCCGGCTGACCTGCGGGGACGCGGTGCTGGTCGGGATCGCCAAGGGCGTCGGGATGATCGAGCCGAACATGGCCACCCTGCTGACCTTCTTCTTCACCGACGCCGAGCTGCCGGCCGGTGAACTGGACGCGCTGTTCCGCCGGGTGATGGACCGCACGTTCAACGCGCTGAGCATCGACACCGACACCTCCACCAGCGACAGCGCCGCGGTCTTCGCCAACGGCCTGGCCGGGCCGGTGGATCCGGCCCGCTTCGAGGAGGTGCTCCACGAGGCGGCGCTGACCCTGGTGCGCGACATCGCCTCCGACGGCGAGGGAGCCTCCAAGCTCATCGAGGTGCGGGTGACCGGGGCCCGGGACACGGCGCAGGCCAAGCGGGTGGGCAAGGCGGTGGTCAACTCACCGCTGGTGAAGACCTCCGTCTACGGCGCCGACCCGAACTGGGGCCGGGTGGCGATGGCGATCGGCAAGCTGGACGACGACACCGATCTCGACCCGCGCAGGACCACCATCCACTACGGCGACCTGGAGATGTTCCCGACCGAGCCGACCGAGCAGCTGCTGGCGGCCGCGCGGCTGGAGCTGTCCGCGCCGCAGGTGCTGATCCGGATCGATCTCGGCCTGGCGGACGGGGAGTTCACCGTCTACGGCTGCGACCTGACGCCCGGCTATGTGGAGCTCAACTCCGGCTACACGACCTGA
- a CDS encoding MFS transporter translates to MTATIPIAPAEPALAAGDRRRWIALAVVMTASFMDLVDVTIVNIAVPSIQHHLGASFSAIQWVTGGYALAFAIGLITGGRLGDIYGRKRIFLIGVAGFTLASALCGLAGDPAVLVATRILQGATAALMVPQVLAIIHVTFPAHERGKVFGLFGAMIGLGAVSGPLLGALLTEWNLFGLEWRPIFLINLPVGIAGLLLGHRYVTESRAPKALRLDLVGMALAGLGLLMLLYPLTQGRESGWPLWGFVSMACSPLVLALFVRYERIKTRRDGSPLVELSLFKVRSFAAGVGVQLTFGVVCGIFFLVWTLYMQLGLGWSPLRAGTTGIPFSIAVSAAAGLSVAKLVPRFGRKVLQAGSLVMASGVLLYLAEANRYGAGIHPWQMALPLVVMGTGMGLIVAPLTDAVLSEVPREHSGSASGLINTTQQLGNALGLGLVSVAFFSVVDHADLAHQPVSAVFTDAFTHAMWWVAGGLLLLFVLLLALPPKSRPHSDQDAD, encoded by the coding sequence ATGACCGCCACCATCCCGATAGCCCCCGCCGAACCGGCGCTCGCGGCCGGCGACCGCCGCCGCTGGATCGCCCTGGCCGTGGTGATGACCGCGTCCTTCATGGACCTGGTCGACGTCACCATCGTCAACATCGCCGTCCCGAGCATCCAGCACCACCTCGGCGCCTCGTTCAGCGCGATCCAGTGGGTCACCGGCGGCTATGCGCTCGCCTTCGCCATCGGCCTGATCACCGGCGGCCGGCTCGGCGACATCTACGGCCGCAAGCGGATCTTCCTGATCGGCGTCGCCGGCTTCACCCTCGCCTCCGCGCTCTGCGGCCTGGCCGGCGACCCGGCCGTTCTGGTCGCCACCCGGATCCTGCAGGGCGCCACGGCCGCGCTGATGGTCCCGCAGGTCCTGGCGATCATCCATGTCACCTTCCCCGCGCACGAGCGGGGCAAGGTCTTCGGACTCTTCGGTGCGATGATCGGCCTGGGCGCGGTCTCCGGCCCGCTGCTCGGCGCGCTGCTGACCGAGTGGAACCTGTTCGGCCTGGAGTGGCGGCCGATCTTCCTGATCAACCTCCCGGTCGGCATCGCCGGACTGCTGCTCGGCCACCGCTACGTCACCGAGTCCCGCGCGCCCAAGGCGCTGCGGCTGGACCTGGTCGGCATGGCCCTGGCCGGCCTCGGGCTGCTGATGCTGCTCTACCCGCTCACCCAGGGACGCGAGTCGGGCTGGCCGCTGTGGGGGTTCGTGTCGATGGCCTGCTCCCCGCTGGTCCTCGCGCTCTTCGTCCGCTACGAGCGGATCAAGACCCGCCGGGACGGCTCCCCGCTGGTCGAGCTCTCGCTCTTCAAGGTGCGCAGCTTCGCGGCCGGCGTCGGCGTGCAGCTGACCTTCGGAGTGGTCTGCGGCATCTTCTTCCTGGTCTGGACCCTGTACATGCAGCTCGGCCTGGGCTGGAGCCCGCTGCGCGCCGGAACCACCGGCATCCCGTTCTCGATCGCGGTGTCCGCCGCCGCGGGGCTCTCGGTCGCCAAGCTGGTCCCGCGCTTCGGGCGCAAGGTGCTGCAGGCCGGGTCGCTGGTGATGGCCTCCGGAGTGCTGCTCTACCTCGCCGAGGCCAACCGGTACGGCGCCGGCATCCACCCGTGGCAGATGGCGCTGCCGCTCGTCGTGATGGGCACCGGCATGGGCCTGATCGTCGCGCCGCTGACCGACGCGGTGCTCTCCGAGGTGCCGCGCGAGCACTCCGGCTCCGCCTCCGGTCTGATCAACACCACCCAGCAGCTGGGCAATGCGCTGGGCCTCGGCCTGGTCTCGGTGGCCTTCTTCAGCGTGGTCGACCACGCCGACCTGGCGCACCAGCCGGTGAGCGCGGTCTTCACCGACGCCTTCACCCACGCCATGTGGTGGGTGGCCGGCGGCCTGCTGCTGCTCTTCGTCCTGCTGCTCGCGCTGCCGCCGAAGTCCCGCCCGCACAGTGACCAGGACGCCGACTAG
- a CDS encoding RHS repeat-associated core domain-containing protein: MAHDKSIPVAAVKDHYQQPKPMPKWQPTKTVWPSGSAAAVLAAPGAKASAAVQAGSLPVRVGQAVGRAQGVPLSPSALAAASPSSVQVTVAPRAAASAAGVNGVLWSVQRGDAGAVSGAAHVALSYGQFQDAFGGDWASRLSLVELPACALTTPSVATCRVETPVAFHNDVKGQSLEADLAVPPAATQTTAQSGKAAGASAFAVRAAAAPMVLAAAASGSGSGGGGGDFTATSLKPSGSWQAGGSADAFNWSYQLPTPAVPGGLEPKLGLSYDSQGVDGLTSSTNNQASLVGDGWQLPQSFIERSYASCSQNPAGPTQTGDNCWSNSNTLTLSFDGNTTTLIKDDTTGTYRAQGDSGDRIDYLTGAANGAQGGEYFRVTTTDGTQYYFGMNQLPGWVSGNAATNSVWTEPVYATAAGQPCYNATFANSSCQQAYRWNLDYVVDTHQDAVSYFYTTEQGSYAPDLTTTASASYTRGGYLSKIQYGQRAGQVYATQPAGQVSFTVNGRCNTSPTGCDPSTLNSSTAANFPDVPYDLNCASGAACQTQSPTFWSQEELTGVQTSALVGSTLTPVDSWAMTYSFPATGDSTTPSLWLNSITHTGQDTSAGGSSSAITMPPVVFTGRPLSNRVNVTNGYPPLTRQRLTGITTETGENITVGYSSAACAGGTPSDASQNGSLCFPDYWTPTGQTTPMLDWFNKFIVTAVTEQDPTGGSANDTVVTSYTPVGNPAWHYNDNPLTPTAQRTWDQWRGYQGMTVSTGTAPDPVTRTQYTYFRGMNGDTLPNSGTRTATVSDSRGDPAVTDSDQFAGSTYETQEFNGSATVTDTITDPWTSPATATHTLTGGLPAQQAFLTGTADTKTYTPLAAGTTRTTETDYTHDAYGRVTATNDQGDTSTTTDDLCTTVSYADNTTAWILDKTAESKTVSVNCTTTPTLPANAVSDDLTFYDSSTTLGAPPTIGDATMTQHATSYTGSTPVYTTMQTTTVDQYGRPTAAYDALARKTATAYTPATGAEPTSVAVTDPLSHTTTTSYDPLRDLPLVKTDPAGYVTTQQYDALGRLTAVYQPGQSAPSPPNLKYTYTVSNSGPSVVDTYTLNDDDSYRLTEALYDAMLRSRETQTQTVDGGRTITDTMYNTDGWQSETTDPYYNSGAVSTTYVQAQVGQVPSETGYSYDQAGRKTAAIAYALGTQTWQTTTSYGGNFTTTVPPAGQTPTTVVTDARGQQTDLIQYKTGMPTDYVNDPAADYTDTKYTYTPAGKQATETDPAGNTWSWNYDLLGQQTDAYDPDTGHGQSTYDAAGQLTASTDARGKQTTYTYDLDGRKTASYDTSTTQTLSASNKLAAWTYDTLKKGLPTATTSYSNGDTYTNTVLAYNNLGKPAANRINLTGEGTALVPTAGYITSYGYSLTGRLTNQNDPAEGGLPAENLSYQYDQFGEPTTMSSGSGDYVRAVGYDEYGQPVQYSFGTSGNFATASYTYDPQTRDITDIQTSASTVSGTIDDLSYSYTNATVSKGAGLLVSTTDKQNADTTTDTQCFSYDYAARAQQAWTATDNCTATPSTGSSATVGGPIAPYWQSWTYDAAGNRTTQTDHDTTGNTTNDTTTTYQYPTAGSSTDQPHTLTNTTATGPGATANTATYTYDAAGNTSTINGGALGNQTLTWNNQGKLASDTTAAGLTTYVYDADGNQLLRRDPASTTLYAGDTQLVLTGTTVTGTRSYTIGGKTTALRTSSNTVDYLAPDRQGTDQLTIDATTQAVTRRQYLPFGQTRGTTPTTWPGDNGYINGHNDTTTGLETLGARVYDPVSGRFLSNDSDFQANDPTQVNGYDYAGNDPVTGADPTGLSRDPDLGDRVLSDGENATDEDLIAAAKVDGTEYKPVSSWKGRSADILRRDQSADGTWDCWRCGYNFSDPKDVAAGHRNYPRSKGGNLSDKNLCAEGWACNSSAQDRGRPSPGMSCRERYACGSPNPPSQRRLNRNQNWLDRQAARDAAAGSDAGSISIRGAFGMLGVAVAVGFAAKDVEDAPQGQKVKTAVNDSAGIAGGLAGAAYGAEAGAAIGTMVPVVGTLVGGIVGGIVGGLIGSNIASSAVRGIEDWF, encoded by the coding sequence GTGGCGCACGACAAGTCGATACCGGTGGCGGCGGTGAAGGACCACTACCAGCAGCCGAAACCGATGCCGAAGTGGCAGCCGACGAAGACCGTCTGGCCGTCGGGCAGTGCGGCCGCGGTGCTAGCGGCCCCAGGGGCCAAGGCGAGTGCTGCGGTGCAGGCCGGTTCGCTGCCGGTGCGGGTGGGGCAGGCGGTGGGGCGTGCGCAGGGGGTTCCGTTGAGCCCGTCCGCGCTGGCGGCTGCCTCGCCGTCGAGTGTGCAGGTGACGGTGGCGCCGCGTGCGGCTGCTTCGGCTGCCGGGGTGAACGGCGTTTTGTGGTCGGTGCAACGCGGTGACGCCGGGGCGGTGTCGGGGGCGGCGCATGTGGCGCTGTCGTACGGTCAGTTCCAGGACGCCTTCGGTGGCGACTGGGCCTCGCGGCTGTCGCTGGTGGAGTTGCCGGCGTGTGCGCTGACGACACCGAGTGTGGCCACGTGCCGTGTGGAGACGCCGGTCGCTTTCCACAACGACGTCAAGGGCCAGAGTCTGGAGGCGGACCTCGCGGTCCCACCGGCCGCCACGCAGACCACCGCGCAGAGCGGTAAGGCGGCGGGGGCGAGCGCGTTCGCGGTCAGGGCGGCGGCGGCGCCGATGGTGCTGGCGGCAGCCGCGAGCGGCTCGGGTTCGGGCGGGGGCGGCGGTGATTTCACGGCCACCAGCCTGAAGCCGTCCGGCTCCTGGCAGGCCGGCGGGTCCGCGGACGCGTTCAACTGGTCCTACCAGCTGCCCACCCCCGCGGTGCCGGGCGGGCTGGAGCCGAAGCTGGGCCTGTCCTACGACTCGCAGGGCGTGGACGGGCTGACGTCCTCCACGAACAACCAGGCCTCACTGGTGGGTGACGGCTGGCAGCTGCCGCAGTCCTTCATCGAGCGGTCCTACGCCTCGTGCAGCCAGAACCCGGCCGGCCCCACCCAGACCGGCGACAACTGCTGGTCCAACAGCAACACCCTCACCCTGTCGTTCGATGGCAACACCACCACCCTCATCAAGGACGACACCACCGGCACCTACCGCGCCCAAGGCGACTCGGGCGACCGCATCGACTACTTGACCGGTGCCGCGAACGGCGCGCAGGGCGGGGAGTACTTCCGGGTCACGACGACCGACGGCACGCAGTACTACTTCGGTATGAACCAGCTGCCGGGCTGGGTGTCGGGCAACGCGGCGACGAACTCGGTGTGGACCGAACCGGTGTACGCCACCGCCGCAGGGCAGCCCTGCTACAACGCGACCTTCGCCAACTCCTCCTGCCAGCAGGCCTACCGGTGGAACCTCGACTACGTCGTGGACACCCACCAGGACGCGGTCTCGTACTTCTACACCACCGAGCAGGGCTCCTACGCGCCCGACCTCACCACCACCGCCAGCGCCTCCTACACCCGCGGCGGCTACCTCTCCAAGATCCAGTACGGCCAGCGGGCCGGCCAGGTCTACGCCACCCAGCCCGCCGGCCAGGTGTCCTTCACCGTCAACGGGCGCTGCAACACCTCCCCCACCGGCTGCGACCCCTCGACGCTGAACAGTTCGACGGCGGCGAACTTCCCCGACGTCCCCTACGACCTGAACTGCGCCAGTGGCGCGGCCTGCCAGACGCAGTCGCCGACGTTCTGGTCCCAGGAGGAGCTGACCGGGGTGCAGACCTCGGCGCTGGTCGGCTCCACGCTCACCCCCGTCGACTCCTGGGCGATGACGTACTCCTTCCCCGCCACCGGTGACTCCACCACGCCCTCGCTGTGGCTGAACTCCATCACCCACACCGGCCAGGACACCAGCGCAGGCGGTTCGAGCAGCGCCATCACCATGCCGCCGGTGGTCTTCACCGGCCGGCCGCTGTCGAATCGGGTGAATGTCACCAACGGCTACCCGCCGCTCACCCGCCAGCGCCTGACCGGCATCACCACCGAGACCGGCGAGAACATCACGGTCGGCTACTCCAGCGCGGCCTGCGCCGGCGGCACGCCCTCGGACGCCTCGCAGAACGGCTCGCTCTGCTTCCCGGACTACTGGACACCCACCGGGCAGACCACGCCGATGCTGGACTGGTTCAACAAGTTCATCGTCACCGCCGTCACCGAGCAGGACCCCACCGGCGGCTCCGCCAACGACACCGTGGTCACCAGCTACACCCCGGTCGGCAACCCCGCCTGGCACTACAACGACAACCCGCTCACCCCCACCGCCCAGCGCACCTGGGACCAGTGGCGCGGCTACCAGGGCATGACCGTCTCCACCGGCACCGCCCCCGACCCGGTCACCCGCACCCAGTACACCTACTTCCGGGGCATGAACGGCGACACCCTGCCGAACTCCGGCACCCGCACCGCCACCGTCTCCGACTCCCGCGGCGACCCGGCCGTCACCGACTCCGACCAGTTCGCCGGATCGACGTACGAGACGCAGGAGTTCAACGGCTCCGCCACCGTCACCGACACCATCACCGACCCCTGGACGTCGCCAGCCACCGCCACCCACACCCTGACCGGCGGACTGCCCGCCCAGCAGGCGTTCCTGACCGGCACCGCCGACACCAAGACCTACACCCCACTCGCCGCAGGCACCACCCGCACCACCGAGACCGACTACACCCACGACGCCTACGGCCGCGTCACCGCCACCAACGACCAGGGCGACACCTCCACCACCACCGACGACCTCTGCACCACCGTCAGCTACGCCGACAACACCACCGCCTGGATCCTCGACAAGACCGCCGAATCCAAGACCGTCTCCGTCAACTGCACCACCACCCCCACCCTGCCCGCCAACGCGGTCAGCGACGACCTCACCTTCTACGACTCCTCCACCACCCTCGGCGCCCCGCCCACCATCGGCGACGCGACCATGACCCAGCACGCGACGTCCTACACCGGCTCGACCCCCGTCTACACGACCATGCAGACCACCACCGTCGACCAGTACGGCCGACCCACCGCCGCCTACGACGCACTGGCCCGTAAGACCGCCACCGCCTACACCCCGGCCACCGGCGCCGAACCCACCTCGGTCGCGGTCACCGACCCGCTCAGCCACACCACCACCACCAGCTACGACCCGCTGCGCGACCTGCCGCTCGTCAAGACCGACCCGGCCGGCTACGTCACCACCCAGCAGTACGACGCACTGGGCCGCCTCACCGCCGTCTACCAGCCCGGCCAGAGCGCACCCAGCCCACCCAACCTCAAGTACACCTACACCGTCTCCAACAGCGGCCCCTCCGTCGTCGACACCTACACCCTCAACGACGACGACTCCTACCGCCTGACCGAAGCCCTCTACGACGCGATGCTGCGGTCCCGTGAGACGCAGACGCAGACCGTGGATGGCGGGCGGACCATCACCGACACGATGTACAACACCGACGGCTGGCAGTCCGAGACCACCGACCCGTACTACAACTCCGGTGCCGTCTCGACCACTTACGTGCAGGCGCAGGTCGGCCAGGTCCCCTCCGAGACCGGCTACAGCTACGACCAGGCCGGACGCAAGACCGCCGCCATCGCCTACGCGCTGGGCACCCAGACCTGGCAGACCACCACCAGCTACGGCGGCAACTTCACCACCACCGTCCCCCCGGCCGGCCAGACCCCCACCACCGTCGTCACCGACGCACGCGGCCAGCAGACCGACCTGATCCAGTACAAGACCGGCATGCCGACCGACTACGTCAACGACCCGGCCGCCGACTACACCGACACCAAGTACACCTACACCCCCGCTGGCAAGCAGGCCACCGAGACCGACCCGGCCGGCAACACCTGGTCGTGGAACTACGACCTGCTCGGCCAGCAGACCGACGCCTACGACCCCGACACCGGCCACGGCCAGAGCACCTACGACGCCGCCGGACAGCTCACCGCCTCGACCGACGCGCGCGGCAAGCAGACCACGTACACCTACGACCTCGACGGCCGCAAGACCGCCAGTTACGACACCAGCACCACCCAGACGCTCTCCGCCTCCAACAAGCTGGCCGCCTGGACGTACGACACGCTGAAGAAGGGCCTGCCCACCGCCACCACCTCCTACTCGAACGGCGACACCTACACCAATACCGTCCTGGCCTACAACAACCTCGGCAAACCCGCCGCCAACCGCATCAACCTCACCGGCGAGGGCACCGCCCTGGTCCCCACCGCCGGATACATCACCAGCTACGGCTACAGCCTCACCGGCCGCCTCACCAACCAGAACGACCCCGCAGAGGGCGGCCTGCCCGCCGAGAACCTGTCCTACCAGTACGACCAGTTCGGTGAGCCCACCACGATGAGCTCCGGCAGCGGCGACTACGTCCGCGCGGTGGGCTACGACGAGTACGGCCAGCCCGTGCAGTACTCCTTCGGCACCTCCGGCAACTTCGCCACCGCCAGCTACACCTACGACCCGCAGACCCGCGACATCACCGACATCCAGACCAGCGCCTCCACCGTCTCCGGCACCATCGACGACCTCAGCTACAGCTACACCAACGCCACTGTCTCCAAGGGCGCCGGCCTGCTCGTCTCCACCACCGACAAGCAGAACGCCGACACCACCACCGACACCCAGTGCTTCAGTTACGACTACGCCGCCCGCGCCCAGCAGGCCTGGACCGCCACCGACAACTGCACCGCCACCCCCAGCACCGGCAGCAGCGCCACCGTCGGCGGCCCCATCGCCCCCTACTGGCAGTCCTGGACCTACGACGCGGCCGGTAACCGCACCACCCAGACCGACCACGACACCACCGGCAACACCACCAACGACACCACCACCACCTACCAGTACCCCACCGCCGGATCCAGCACCGACCAGCCCCACACCCTGACCAACACCACCGCCACCGGCCCCGGCGCCACCGCCAACACCGCCACCTACACCTACGACGCGGCCGGCAACACCAGCACCATCAACGGCGGCGCCCTCGGCAACCAGACCCTCACCTGGAACAACCAGGGCAAACTCGCCAGCGACACCACCGCCGCAGGCCTCACCACCTACGTCTACGACGCCGACGGCAACCAGCTCCTGCGCCGCGACCCCGCCAGCACCACCCTCTACGCCGGCGACACCCAACTCGTCCTGACCGGAACCACCGTCACCGGCACCCGCTCCTACACCATCGGCGGCAAGACCACCGCGCTGCGCACCAGCAGCAACACCGTCGACTACCTCGCCCCCGACCGCCAGGGCACCGACCAACTCACCATCGACGCCACCACCCAAGCCGTCACCCGCCGCCAATACCTCCCCTTCGGCCAAACCCGCGGCACCACCCCCACCACCTGGCCCGGCGACAACGGCTACATCAACGGCCACAACGACACCACCACCGGCCTCGAAACCCTCGGCGCCCGCGTCTACGATCCCGTCTCCGGCCGCTTCCTCAGCAACGACTCCGACTTCCAAGCCAACGACCCAACTCAAGTTAACGGCTACGACTATGCCGGCAACGATCCGGTAACTGGCGCAGACCCGACAGGGTTGTCGCGCGATCCGGACTTGGGAGACAGGGTTCTGAGCGATGGCGAGAACGCGACAGACGAAGATCTGATCGCTGCGGCTAAAGTTGACGGCACAGAATACAAGCCAGTCAGCTCGTGGAAGGGGCGATCTGCCGATATCCTGAGGCGCGACCAGAGTGCGGACGGAACGTGGGACTGCTGGCGCTGCGGCTACAATTTCTCTGATCCGAAGGATGTCGCAGCCGGCCATCGGAACTATCCTCGTTCCAAGGGTGGGAACCTGTCCGATAAGAACCTGTGTGCAGAAGGCTGGGCATGTAATAGCAGTGCACAGGACCGTGGGCGACCCTCTCCCGGAATGTCATGTCGGGAGAGGTATGCTTGTGGTAGCCCCAACCCGCCGTCCCAGCGCAGGCTAAACCGCAATCAAAACTGGTTGGACCGACAAGCCGCCAGGGATGCGGCGGCAGGCTCAGACGCCGGTTCGATCAGCATTCGAGGTGCTTTCGGAATGCTAGGTGTCGCCGTGGCAGTCGGATTTGCCGCTAAAGACGTCGAAGACGCACCGCAAGGCCAAAAGGTCAAAACTGCAGTCAATGACTCGGCGGGTATTGCAGGAGGCCTTGCGGGAGCCGCCTACGGTGCTGAGGCAGGGGCTGCCATTGGCACCATGGTTCCGGTGGTCGGAACCCTTGTCGGAGGAATAGTCGGAGGAATAGTCGGCGGCTTGATAGGCAGCAACATCGCCTCCTCTGCAGTTAGAGGAATTGAAGACTGGTTCTGA
- a CDS encoding YafY family protein, whose product MTDTPARLLNLLSLLQTPREWPGSELAERLQVSPRTIRRDIERLRDLGYPVQATLGAVGGYRLAAGAAMPPLLLDDEEAVAIAVGLRTAAGAAVTGIEEASVRALAKLEQVLPARLRRRVGTLNAATVPLAGGGPRVDPEHLTVLAAAVTGRERVRFDYRAGDGAASRRLVEPHRLVAAGRRWYLVAFDNDRDDWRIFRVDRLSDPRSTGVRAVPRTLPADDAAEFVSRKLQSRARTYRAVAVLELPRVEAERRLGGAAAALQLEELDEGRCVLRTEADALEWLAARLLMLGCEFTVQEPPELAWHLRELGERAIRAVVAPTL is encoded by the coding sequence ATGACCGACACCCCCGCACGTCTGCTGAATCTGCTCTCGCTGCTCCAGACACCGCGCGAATGGCCGGGCAGCGAGCTGGCCGAACGGCTCCAGGTCAGCCCGCGCACCATCCGGCGCGACATCGAGCGGCTGCGGGACCTGGGCTATCCGGTGCAGGCGACGCTGGGCGCGGTCGGCGGCTACCGGCTGGCGGCCGGCGCCGCGATGCCGCCGCTGCTGCTGGACGACGAGGAGGCGGTGGCCATCGCGGTCGGCCTGCGGACGGCGGCGGGGGCGGCGGTCACCGGGATCGAGGAGGCCTCGGTGCGTGCGCTGGCCAAGTTGGAGCAGGTGCTGCCGGCGCGGCTGCGCCGCCGGGTGGGGACGCTGAACGCGGCGACCGTCCCGCTGGCCGGCGGCGGGCCGCGGGTGGACCCAGAGCATCTGACGGTACTGGCCGCGGCGGTGACCGGGCGGGAGCGGGTGCGCTTCGACTACCGGGCGGGCGACGGCGCCGCCAGTCGGCGGCTGGTCGAGCCGCACCGCCTGGTGGCGGCCGGGCGCCGCTGGTACCTGGTCGCCTTCGACAACGACCGGGACGACTGGCGGATCTTCCGGGTGGACCGGCTGAGCGACCCGCGCTCGACCGGTGTGCGGGCGGTGCCGCGCACCCTCCCGGCGGACGACGCGGCGGAGTTCGTCAGCCGCAAGCTGCAGAGCCGCGCCCGTACCTACCGTGCGGTGGCGGTCCTGGAGCTGCCCCGGGTGGAGGCCGAGCGCCGGTTGGGCGGCGCCGCGGCGGCCCTGCAGCTGGAGGAACTCGACGAGGGGCGCTGCGTGCTGCGCACCGAGGCTGACGCGTTGGAGTGGCTGGCCGCGCGGCTGCTGATGCTCGGGTGCGAGTTCACCGTCCAGGAGCCCCCGGAACTGGCCTGGCATCTAAGGGAGTTGGGGGAGCGGGCGATCCGGGCGGTGGTGGCCCCGACCTTGTGA
- a CDS encoding transposase codes for MWDYLRMHLVAPLREFFEANTDWLTVFQLPTYAPDLNPQEGVWSLVKCDIGNLAAADLSQVTRAVKRKLKMLQYRPEVIDGCLAGTGLSMDLAPDRCGDANARPLTAPGVAASSPCLC; via the coding sequence GTGTGGGACTACCTGCGCATGCACCTGGTCGCGCCGCTGCGGGAGTTCTTCGAGGCCAACACCGACTGGCTCACCGTGTTCCAACTGCCGACATATGCCCCGGACCTCAATCCGCAGGAGGGCGTCTGGTCGCTGGTCAAATGCGACATCGGCAACCTGGCCGCCGCCGACCTCAGCCAGGTCACCCGCGCGGTGAAACGCAAACTCAAGATGCTCCAGTATCGGCCGGAGGTCATCGACGGCTGTCTCGCCGGCACTGGCCTGAGCATGGATCTGGCCCCTGACCGTTGCGGTGATGCAAATGCCCGACCGCTGACGGCGCCAGGTGTGGCAGCATCATCGCCATGTCTCTGCTGA